One genomic region from Chrysemys picta bellii isolate R12L10 chromosome 16, ASM1138683v2, whole genome shotgun sequence encodes:
- the LOC135976030 gene encoding mucin-2-like, with protein MATSLPVLSTAQISTREESLTTASQSTLTASSSESPLRTTVTQPAVSEFTSNETTMTLVPPHPTGTEFTSTETTMASSPSLPMTETSTHNEITSSVHTTMETSNSETTSATSSPPPTVTFSSTHSTFLTSVSHTTLSETTTNETTLATTVSAPASTAFTNRETTLSTTPSASATSETSTSETVGTRATHSAVVSTSSREITTSVSLSTLPETFTSETTLTTTLLPPTFSEYTKIETPMATSLPVLSTAQISTREESLTTASQSTLTASSSESPLRTTVTQPAVSEFTSNETTMTLVPPHPTGTEFTSTETTLASSPSLPMTETSTHNEITSSVHTTMETSNSETTSATSSPPPTVTFSSTHSTFLTSVSHTTLSETTTNETTLATTVSAPASTAFTNRETTLSTTPSASATSETSTSETVATRATQSAVVSTSSREITTSVSLSTLPETFTSETTLTTTLLPPTFSEYTKSETPMATSLPVLSTAQISTREESLTTASQSTLTASSSESPLRTTVTQPAVSEFTSNETTMTLVPPHPTRTEFTSTETTMASSPSLPMTETSTHNEITSSVHTTMETSNTPS; from the exons ATGGCAACCTCCCTTCCGGTCCTGAGCACAGCCCAAATTTCCACAAGGGAAGAAAGTCTGACGACGGCTTCCCAGTCTACTCTGACAGCATCGTCCAGTGAAAGTCCCTTGAGGACGACTGTCACACAACCAGCGGTCTCTGAATTCACCTCCAATGAGACAACCATGACATTGGTTCCTCCCCATCCAACTGGTACTGAATTTACAAGTACGGAGACTACCATGGCAAGctctccttctcttccaatgaCAGAGACATCCACACACAATGAGATAACATCTTCAGTGCACACCACAATGGAAACAAGCAACAGTGAGACAACCTCAGCAACATCCTCTCCACCGCCAACGGTGACCTTCTCTTCCACCCATAGCACCTTCTTGACTTCCGTCTCTCACACAACCCTTTCTGAAACCACCACCAATGAAACGACTCTGGCAACAACAGTTTCTGCTCCAGCTTCAACAGCATTTACCAACCGTGAAACAACATTGTCAACAACACCTTCTGCGTCCGCTACATCTGAAACATCCACTAGTGAGACAGTGGGAACAAGAGCTACTCACTCTGCAGTTGTATCAACATCTTCCAGGGAGATAACAaccagtgtctctctctcaacaCTACCTGAAACTTTCACCAGTGAGACAACCCTAACAACGACTCTTCTTCCCCCTACTTTTAGTGAATATACAAAAATTGAGACTCCCATGGCAACCTCCCTTCCGGTCCTGAGCACAGCCCAAATTTCCACAAGGGAAGAAAGTCTGACGACGGCTTCCCAGTCTACTCTGACAGCATCGTCCAGTGAAAGTCCCTTGAGGACGACTGTCACACAACCAGCGGTCTCTGAATTCACCTCCAATGAGACAACCATGACATTGGTTCCTCCCCATCCAACTGGTACTGAATTTACAAGTACGGAGACTACCTTGGCAAGctctccttctcttccaatgaCGGAGACATCCACACACAATGAGATAACATCTTCAGTGCACACCACAATGGAAACAAGCAACAGTGAGACAACCTCAGCAACATCCTCTCCACCGCCAACGGTGACCTTCTCTTCCACCCATAGCACCTTCTTGACTTCCGTCTCTCACACAACCCTTTCTGAAACCACCACCAATGAAACAACTCTGGCAACAACAGTTTCTGCTCCAGCTTCAACAGCATTTACCAACCGTGAAACAACATTGTCAACAACACCTTCTGCGTCCGCTACATCTGAAACATCCACTAGTGAGACAGTGGCAACAAGAGCTACTCAGTCTGCAGTTGTATCAACATCTTCCAGGGAGATAACAaccagtgtctctctctcaacaCTACCTGAAACTTTCACCAGTGAGACAACCCTAACAACGACTCTTCTTCCCCCTACTTTTAGTGAATATACAAAAAGTGAGACTCCCATGGCAACCTCCCTTCCGGTCCTGAGCACAGCCCAAATTTCCACAAGGGAAGAAAGTCTGACGACGGCTTCCCAGTCTACTCTGACAGCATCGTCCAGTGAAAGTCCCTTGAGGACGACTGTCACACAACCAGCGGTCTCTGAATTCACCTCCAATGAGACAACCATGACATTGGTTCCTCCCCATCCAACTCGTACTGAATTTACAAGTACGGAGACTACCATGGCAAGctctccttctcttccaatgaCAGAGACATCCACACACAATGAGATAACATCTTCAGTGCACACCACAATGGAAACAAGCAACA CACCTTCTTGA
- the LOC135976031 gene encoding mucin-2-like: MATSLPVLSTVEISTREESLTTASQSTLTASSSESPMRTTVTQPAVSEFTSNETTMTLVPPHPTRTEFTSTETTLASSPSLPMTETSTHNEITSSVHTTMETSNSETTSATSSPLPTVTFSSTHSTFLTSVSHTTLSETTTNETTLATTVSAPASTAFTNRETTLSTTPSASATSETSTSETVGTRATHSAVVSTSSREITTSVSLSTLPETFTSETTLTTTLLPPTFSEYTKSETPMATSLPVLSTAQISTREESLTKASQSTLTASSSESPMRTTVTQPAVSEFTSNETTMTLVPPHPTGTEFTSTEITMASSPSLPMTETSTHNEIISSVHTTMETSNSETTSATSSPPPTVTFSSTHSSFLTSVSHTTLSETTTNETTLATTVSAPASTAFTNPETTLSTTPSASATSETSTSETVGTRATHSAVVSTSSREITTSVSLSTLPETFTSEITLTTTLLPPTFSEYTKSETPMATSLPVLSTAEISTREESLTTASQSTLTASSSESPLRTTVTQPAVSEFTSNETTMTLVPPHPTRTEFTSTETTMASSPSLPMTETSTHNEITSSVHTTMETSNSETTSATSSPPPTVTFSSTHSTFLTSVSHTTLSETTTNETTLATTVSAPASTAFTNPETTLSTTPSASATSETSTSETVGTTATHSAVVSTSSREITTSVSLSTLPETFTSETTLTTTLLPPTFSEYTKSETPMATSLPVLSTAQISTREESLTTASQSTLTASSSESPLRTTVTQPAVSEFTSNETTMTLVPPHPTRTEFTSTETTMASSPSLPMTETSTHNAITSSVHTTMETSNSETTSATSSPPPTVTFSSTHTPS, encoded by the exons ATGGCAACCTCCCTTCCGGTCCTGAGTACAGTTGAAATTTCCACAAGGGAGGAAAGTCTGACGACGGCTTCCCAGTCTACTCTGACAGCATCGTCCAGTGAAAGTCCCATGAGGACGACTGTCACACAACCAGCGGTCTCTGAATTCACCTCCAATGAGACAACCATGACATTGGTTCCTCCCCATCCAACTCGTACTGAGTTTACAAGTACGGAGACTACCTTGGCAAGctctccttctcttccaatgaCAGAGACATCCACACACAATGAGATAACATCTTCAGTGCACACCACAATGGAAACAAGCAACAGTGAGACAACCTCAGCAACATCCTCTCCACTGCCAACGGTGACCTTCTCTTCCACCCATAGCACCTTCTTGACTTCTGTCTCTCACACAACCCTTTCTGAAACCACCACCAATGAAACGACTCTGGCAACAACAGTTTCTGCTCCAGCTTCAACAGCATTTACCAACCGTGAAACAACATTGTCAACAACACCTTCTGCATCCGCTACATCTGAAACATCCACTAGTGAGACAGTGGGAACAAGAGCTACTCACTCTGCAGTTGTATCAACATCTTCCAGGGAGATAACAaccagtgtctctctctcaacaCTACCTGAAACTTTCACCAGTGAGACAACCCTAACAACGACTCTTCTTCCCCCTACTTTTAGTGAATATACAAAAAGTGAGACTCCCATGGCAACCTCCCTTCCGGTCCTGAGCACAGCCCAAATTTCCACAAGGGAAGAAAGTCTGACGAAGGCTTCCCAGTCTACTCTGACAGCATCGTCCAGTGAAAGTCCCATGAGGACGACTGTCACACAACCAGCGGTCTCTGAATTCACCTCCAATGAGACAACCATGACATTGGTTCCTCCCCATCCAACTGGTACTGAATTTACAAGTACGGAGATTACCATGGCAAGctctccttctcttccaatgaCAGAGACATCCACACACAATGAGATAATATCTTCAGTGCACACCACAATGGAAACAAGCAACAGTGAGACAACCTCAGCGACATCCTCTCCACCGCCAACGGTGACCTTCTCTTCCACCCATAGTTCCTTCTTGACTTCTGTCTCTCACACAACCCTTTCTGAAACCACCACCAATGAAACGACTCTGGCAACAACAGTTTCTGCTCCAGCTTCAACAGCATTTACCAACCCTGAAACAACATTGTCAACAACACCTTCTGCGTCCGCTACATCTGAAACATCCACTAGTGAGACAGTGGGAACAAGAGCTACTCACTCTGCAGTTGTATCAACATCTTCCAGGGAGATAACAaccagtgtctctctctccacacTACCTGAAACTTTCACCAGTGAGATAACCCTAACAACGACTCTTCTTCCCCCTACTTTTAGTGAATATACAAAAAGTGAGACTCCCATGGCAACCTCCCTTCCGGTCCTGAGTACAGCCGAAATTTCCACAAGGGAAGAAAGTCTGACGACGGCTTCCCAGTCTACTCTGACAGCATCGTCCAGTGAAAGTCCCTTGAGGACGACTGTCACACAACCAGCGGTCTCTGAATTCACCTCCAATGAGACAACCATGACATTGGTTCCTCCCCATCCAACTCGTACTGAGTTTACAAGTACGGAGACTACCATGGCAAGctctccttctcttccaatgaCAGAGACATCCACACACAATGAGATAACATCTTCAGTGCACACCACAATGGAAACAAGCAACAGTGAGACAACCTCAGCAACATCCTCTCCACCGCCAACGGTGACCTTCTCTTCCACCCATAGCACCTTCTTGACTTCCGTCTCTCACACGACCCTTTCTGAAACCACCACCAATGAAACGACTCTGGCAACAACAGTTTCTGCTCCAGCTTCAACAGCATTTACCAACCCTGAAACAACATTGTCAACAACACCTTCTGCGTCCGCTACATCTGAAACATCCACTAGTGAGACAGTGGGAACAACAGCTACTCACTCTGCAGTTGTATCAACATCTTCTAGGGAGATAACAaccagtgtctctctctcaacaCTACCTGAAACTTTCACCAGTGAGACAACCCTAACAACGACTCTTCTTCCCCCTACTTTTAGTGAATATACAAAAAGTGAGACTCCCATGGCAACCTCCCTTCCGGTCCTGAGCACAGCCCAAATTTCCACAAGGGAAGAAAGTCTGACGACGGCTTCCCAGTCTACTCTGACAGCATCGTCCAGTGAAAGTCCCTTGAGGACGACTGTCACACAACCAGCGGTCTCTGAATTCACCTCCAATGAGACAACCATGACATTGGTTCCTCCCCATCCAACTCGTACTGAATTTACAAGTACGGAGACTACCATGGCAAGctctccttctcttccaatgaCAGAGACATCCACACACAATGCGATAACATCTTCAGTGCACACCACAATGGAAACAAGCAACAGTGAGACAACCTCAGCGACATCCTCTCCACCGCCAACGGTGACCTTCTCTTCCACCCATA CACCTTCTTGA